In one Deinococcota bacterium genomic region, the following are encoded:
- a CDS encoding superoxide dismutase yields the protein MAFKLPDLPYSYDALEPHIDVKTMEIHHTKHHNTYTTNLNDAVQGTEMENMTIEAILARGVDGLSTAVRNNGGGYHNHNLFWQVMSPDADGEPAGELKNSISDTFGSFDDFKKKFEDAAKGRFGSGWAWLVVNGGGLEVISTPNQDSPLMEGKTPVLGLDVWEHAYYLKYQNKRPDYVSAFWSVVDWDKVAELYKEAKQG from the coding sequence ATGGCTTTCAAACTACCCGACCTTCCTTACTCCTACGACGCGCTCGAGCCCCATATCGACGTCAAGACGATGGAGATCCACCACACCAAGCACCACAACACCTACACCACCAACCTGAACGACGCGGTTCAGGGCACTGAGATGGAAAACATGACCATCGAGGCGATCCTCGCTCGTGGCGTGGACGGCCTCTCCACCGCGGTGCGCAACAACGGCGGCGGCTACCACAACCACAACCTCTTCTGGCAGGTAATGAGCCCCGACGCGGACGGCGAGCCCGCGGGCGAGCTGAAGAACAGCATCAGCGACACCTTTGGAAGCTTCGACGACTTCAAGAAGAAGTTCGAAGACGCCGCCAAGGGCCGCTTCGGCTCGGGCTGGGCCTGGCTGGTGGTGAACGGCGGCGGGCTCGAGGTGATCAGCACCCCCAACCAGGACAGCCCCTTGATGGAGGGCAAGACCCCCGTCCTGGGCTTAGACGTCTGGGAGCACGCCTACTACCTCAAGTACCAAAACAAGCGCCCCGACTACGTGAGCGCCTTTTGGAGCGTGGTGGACTGGGACAAGGTGGCAGAGTTGTACAAAGAGGCCAAACAAGGCTAG
- a CDS encoding Lrp/AsnC family transcriptional regulator: MTKYQQLEKTDRLIVDLLRTDGRMAYRELARRLGVSEGMVRKRVKRLLDAGWLRILAVADPLEMGVPVLATTYAKVSPQHLERITDRLAGCDTVRYVAIGVGSHNLVVESLHKTNAELHDFIQRELGLEGIISSETIQVVKIKKSVWDWPVQVDADAHESKHAIHKGAAV; encoded by the coding sequence ATGACGAAGTATCAGCAACTCGAGAAGACCGACCGGTTGATCGTCGACCTGCTCCGCACCGACGGTAGGATGGCCTACCGCGAGCTCGCCCGGCGCCTGGGGGTCTCCGAAGGCATGGTTCGCAAGCGCGTCAAGCGGCTGCTGGACGCCGGCTGGCTCCGCATCCTCGCGGTGGCCGACCCGCTCGAGATGGGCGTCCCCGTGCTCGCCACCACCTACGCCAAGGTGAGCCCGCAGCACCTCGAGCGCATCACCGACAGGCTCGCCGGCTGCGACACCGTCCGCTATGTGGCCATCGGCGTGGGCAGCCACAACCTGGTGGTCGAGTCGCTGCACAAAACCAACGCCGAACTCCACGACTTCATCCAGCGCGAACTGGGATTGGAGGGGATCATCAGCAGCGAAACCATTCAGGTCGTGAAGATCAAGAAGAGCGTCTGGGACTGGCCCGTACAGGTAGACGCTGACGCGCACGAGTCCAAGCACGCCATCCATAAAGGAGCAGCCGTATGA